In Geminocystis sp. NIES-3709, a single genomic region encodes these proteins:
- a CDS encoding Calx-beta domain-containing protein codes for MVTQLISKNASNQPANNSIVFPIGGGNIDTASNLIVFSTTAFNFIPDTNGVEDIYLYNKTTKTFINLTALKANGTPTTLGSSNPSISGSGNKIVFESLEPNLASIPALPGSDIFLVEDFSSTPPKFTLLTAGYNNVSFNPFISQNGNWVVFETLATTQGGGAALTNVPDGGDGDRDIILLNLITNQTTWVSQVTNGGGNGVGDSTNSSVSDDGRYVVFQSNVNNLIPTVTDTNGTTDIFLFDKNNNSLTLISKKINAVAPVTTANASSINPIISDNGRYIAYESVASDLVSVDSNGVRDIFVYDIQLGTNKLISLRPNGVQTTADSRNATISDNGEFIAFESNDASLVSSDNNNLTDIFIWNNDTISLFSSDSAGNEGNKASTNASISSDGQEVIFISNATNLDTSVPGQNGVTQELFVASATPPPNISIGNVTVSENAGTATLTVSLSTAGTSPITVDYKTTNGTATSGTDYQAIPTTTLTFNPGELQKQVVVNILDDTVIEQQEIFTVDLSNAIGATILTNGDKGTVTINDNDTPPEPLLNTPFTRFQNKNRSGTYLFTGPQESQSVRQNFPNFVEEGTAFKVAVQPNDDLIRINRFQNEDVPGTYLFAGEVESQSIRQNFPNFIEEGIAFYVYDKNASQGVDFYRFQNTQQPGTYLFVGQEERDSILANFPQFKLEGVAFEVVV; via the coding sequence ATGGTTACACAGCTAATTTCTAAAAATGCAAGTAATCAACCAGCTAATAATTCGATCGTTTTTCCTATCGGGGGCGGAAATATAGATACTGCCAGTAACTTGATAGTTTTTTCTACCACCGCCTTTAATTTTATTCCAGACACTAATGGTGTTGAAGATATATATTTATATAATAAAACAACCAAAACTTTCATTAATTTAACAGCTTTAAAAGCTAATGGTACACCTACTACTTTAGGTAGTAGCAATCCATCAATTAGTGGAAGTGGTAATAAAATAGTCTTTGAGTCTTTAGAGCCAAATTTAGCCTCAATACCGGCTTTACCCGGAAGTGATATTTTTTTAGTTGAAGATTTTTCTAGTACTCCTCCCAAATTTACATTATTAACTGCTGGATATAACAACGTTAGTTTTAATCCTTTTATCAGTCAAAATGGTAATTGGGTTGTCTTTGAAACCCTTGCAACAACTCAGGGAGGAGGAGCAGCTTTAACTAATGTCCCTGATGGTGGTGATGGAGATAGAGATATTATCTTACTTAATTTAATCACAAATCAAACTACATGGGTAAGCCAAGTTACCAATGGAGGAGGAAATGGCGTTGGTGATAGCACAAATAGTTCTGTTAGTGACGATGGACGATATGTCGTTTTTCAATCTAATGTCAATAATTTAATTCCGACAGTAACAGATACTAATGGGACAACAGATATTTTTCTGTTCGATAAGAATAATAATTCTTTGACTCTTATCTCCAAAAAAATCAATGCTGTAGCTCCAGTTACTACCGCTAATGCTTCAAGTATTAATCCGATTATCAGTGACAATGGAAGATATATTGCTTATGAATCAGTAGCTAGTGATTTAGTTTCTGTCGATAGTAATGGAGTAAGAGATATATTTGTTTATGATATTCAACTAGGGACAAATAAACTTATTAGTTTACGTCCGAATGGAGTACAAACTACAGCAGATAGCCGTAATGCTACGATCAGTGATAATGGTGAATTTATTGCTTTTGAATCTAACGATGCTTCTTTAGTTTCCAGTGACAATAATAATTTAACGGATATTTTCATTTGGAATAACGACACTATTTCTTTATTCAGTAGTGATTCGGCTGGAAATGAAGGAAATAAAGCTAGTACAAATGCTTCTATTAGTTCAGATGGTCAAGAAGTTATTTTTATATCCAATGCCACTAATCTGGATACTTCTGTACCGGGGCAAAATGGTGTCACTCAAGAATTATTTGTAGCCTCTGCAACTCCACCACCAAATATTTCTATTGGTAATGTAACAGTTAGTGAAAATGCGGGAACAGCGACTTTGACAGTCTCTCTTTCTACTGCCGGTACGAGTCCTATAACCGTCGATTATAAGACAACCAATGGAACAGCTACCAGTGGTACTGATTATCAAGCAATTCCCACAACTACTTTAACTTTTAATCCCGGAGAGTTACAAAAACAAGTTGTTGTCAATATTCTTGATGACACAGTTATAGAACAACAGGAAATATTTACAGTAGATCTCTCTAATGCGATCGGAGCTACTATTCTTACAAATGGTGATAAAGGTACTGTGACAATTAATGACAATGACACCCCTCCTGAACCACTTCTAAACACTCCTTTTACTCGTTTTCAAAATAAAAATCGTTCTGGTACATACTTATTTACTGGGCCCCAAGAAAGTCAAAGTGTTCGTCAAAACTTCCCTAATTTCGTGGAAGAAGGTACTGCTTTTAAAGTAGCTGTTCAACCTAATGATGATTTAATCCGTATTAACCGTTTTCAAAATGAAGATGTACCCGGTACTTATCTTTTTGCTGGAGAAGTGGAAAGCCAAAGTATTCGTCAAAACTTTCCTAATTTTATTGAAGAAGGTATTGCCTTTTATGTTTATGATAAAAATGCTAGTCAGGGGGTTGACTTCTACCGTTTCCAAAATACTCAACAACCGGGGACTTATCTTTTTGTAGGACAAGAAGAAAGAGATAGTATTCTTGCTAATTTTCCTCAATTCAAATTGGAAGGAGTTGCGTTTGAAGTTGTTGTTTAA
- a CDS encoding dihydroorotase — translation MTSNLLIRNAQILLPNNDIFLGDLSIKQGKIAEIGSELRDDSAQIIDGTGLTLLPGVIDPQVHFREPGLEHKEDLFTASCACAKGGVTSFLEMPNTVPLTTTQATLDDKLYRASQKCLVNYGFFMGATAENLDDLRNAHPACGIKIFMGSNHGALLVSTETEIEPIFAKGSRLIAVHAEDQARIVERKKLFKGNTDPAIHSQIQDEIAALNATKLAVKLANKYQRRLHILHLSTGIEAEYLRQHKTPWISTEVTPQHLLLNTTDYERIGTLAQMNPPLRSPENNDILWKALLDGVIDCIATDHAPHTLEEKAKPYPHSPSGMPGVETSLPLMLTEYKKGRCTLAQVVKWMCTNPAKLYNIPHKGEIKIDYDADLTLVDLNSYKPVLKENLATKCKWSPFEGWNLTGWPIYTIVNGNIALEKGQLNTDVRGKALSFS, via the coding sequence ATGACTTCTAATTTATTAATTCGTAATGCTCAAATTTTATTACCTAATAATGATATTTTCTTGGGAGATTTAAGTATAAAACAGGGGAAAATTGCTGAAATAGGTAGTGAATTAAGGGATGATTCTGCACAAATTATTGATGGTACTGGCTTAACTTTACTACCTGGAGTGATCGATCCGCAAGTACATTTTCGAGAACCAGGTTTAGAACATAAAGAAGACCTTTTTACCGCATCTTGTGCTTGTGCTAAGGGGGGAGTAACATCATTTCTGGAAATGCCAAATACAGTGCCTTTAACCACTACTCAGGCAACATTAGATGATAAGTTGTACCGAGCAAGTCAAAAATGTTTAGTCAACTATGGTTTTTTTATGGGTGCAACCGCAGAAAATTTGGATGACTTGAGAAATGCTCATCCGGCTTGTGGTATAAAAATTTTTATGGGATCAAATCATGGGGCATTATTAGTAAGTACAGAAACAGAAATTGAACCAATTTTTGCAAAAGGTAGTCGTTTAATTGCAGTCCATGCGGAAGATCAAGCTAGAATTGTGGAAAGGAAAAAGTTATTTAAGGGTAATACAGATCCTGCTATTCATTCTCAAATTCAAGATGAAATTGCCGCTCTCAATGCCACGAAATTGGCTGTAAAATTAGCGAATAAGTATCAACGGCGTTTACATATACTCCACCTTAGTACAGGTATCGAAGCAGAATATTTACGGCAACATAAAACTCCTTGGATTTCCACAGAAGTCACTCCTCAACATCTATTACTTAATACTACTGATTATGAACGAATCGGAACTTTAGCACAAATGAACCCCCCCCTTCGATCGCCTGAAAATAATGATATTCTTTGGAAAGCCTTATTAGATGGTGTTATTGATTGTATTGCTACAGATCATGCGCCTCATACTTTGGAAGAAAAAGCAAAACCTTATCCCCATAGCCCTTCAGGAATGCCGGGAGTTGAAACATCCTTGCCTTTAATGTTAACAGAATATAAAAAAGGTCGTTGTACTCTTGCTCAAGTCGTAAAATGGATGTGTACTAATCCTGCGAAACTTTACAATATTCCTCATAAAGGAGAGATAAAAATAGACTATGACGCAGATTTAACCTTAGTGGATTTAAACAGCTATAAACCCGTATTAAAAGAAAATTTAGCGACGAAATGTAAATGGAGTCCTTTTGAAGGTTGGAACTTAACAGGTTGGCCTATCTATACGATCGTTAATGGTAATATAGCTTTGGAAAAAGGACAACTAAACACAGATGTAAGAGGAAAAGCCTTAAGCTTCTCTTGA
- a CDS encoding S9 family peptidase: MTQTTIGNYSKWRSPITSDLIVSGSIGLGAVKFDDNNIYWLESRPSESGRCVIVCLNQDDTLEDITPKPFNVRSRVHEYGGGAFFIHDSIIYFTNFVDQRVYKQKKGKTPQPLTPESKLRYADFVLDKSHNRLICVAEDHSNDSIEPENKLVLIDLTTGEVKNLVTGADFYSSPRLSPDNSQLAWIAWHHPNMPWDNTELYLANINPDGSLTDIRLVAGGKNESICQPEFSPNGILYFSSDRRNWWNIYRRENNGNISSLYPLDAEFGYPHWVFGESVYGFADENTIICTYTQDGISHLASLDTKNKSLTDLNIPFTNIAYLQVNGDQILFTGGSPTQPTAVVKLNIATGDTKILKQSSNLDIDSGYLSQPQQIEFPTSQGKTAFAWYYPPQNKDFSAPEDELPPLLVKSHGGPTAATTASYNLRIQYWTSRGFAFVDVNYGGSTGYGRDYRQRLNNNWGIVDVEDCINVAQYLVKQRKVDENKLAISGGSAGGYTTLAALTFHDTFKAGASYYGVGDLEALAKDTHKFESRYLDNLIGKYPEEKAIYQARSPINHIDKLSCPVAFFQGLEDKIVPPNQAEMMVKALENKGIKTMYVTFPDEQHGFRKAENIKLALDNELKFYNFIFNN, encoded by the coding sequence ATGACACAAACTACAATTGGAAATTATAGCAAATGGCGATCGCCAATCACCTCTGATTTAATCGTATCGGGTAGTATTGGCTTGGGGGCAGTAAAATTTGACGATAACAATATATATTGGCTAGAAAGTCGTCCATCAGAAAGCGGTCGATGTGTTATTGTGTGCTTAAATCAAGATGATACACTAGAAGATATTACCCCAAAACCTTTTAATGTGCGTAGTCGTGTTCATGAATACGGCGGTGGTGCTTTTTTTATTCATGACAGTATTATATACTTTACCAATTTTGTAGATCAACGGGTATATAAACAGAAAAAGGGGAAAACTCCTCAACCTCTTACTCCAGAATCTAAGTTACGTTATGCAGATTTTGTTTTGGATAAGTCTCATAATCGTCTAATTTGTGTAGCGGAAGATCATAGTAATGACAGTATTGAACCTGAAAATAAACTCGTCTTGATCGATTTAACCACCGGAGAAGTTAAAAACCTCGTTACGGGTGCGGATTTTTACAGCTCACCCCGTCTTTCTCCGGATAACTCTCAATTAGCATGGATAGCGTGGCATCATCCTAATATGCCTTGGGATAACACAGAATTATATTTAGCCAATATCAATCCTGATGGTAGTTTAACAGATATAAGATTGGTGGCTGGAGGAAAAAATGAATCTATCTGCCAACCTGAATTTAGCCCCAACGGTATATTATATTTTAGTAGCGATCGACGTAATTGGTGGAATATATATCGGAGAGAAAACAACGGAAATATATCATCTTTGTATCCCCTAGATGCAGAATTTGGTTATCCTCATTGGGTGTTTGGAGAATCAGTATATGGCTTTGCTGATGAAAACACCATAATTTGTACCTATACCCAAGACGGTATTTCTCATTTAGCCAGTTTAGACACAAAAAATAAAAGCCTAACAGATCTCAATATTCCTTTCACAAACATAGCTTACTTACAAGTAAATGGAGATCAAATTTTATTTACTGGTGGTTCACCTACTCAACCTACTGCCGTAGTAAAATTAAATATTGCCACGGGAGACACTAAAATTCTTAAACAATCAAGTAATTTAGATATAGATAGTGGTTACTTAAGTCAACCTCAACAAATAGAATTCCCCACCAGTCAAGGAAAAACGGCTTTTGCATGGTATTATCCTCCCCAAAATAAAGATTTTTCTGCCCCTGAAGATGAATTGCCTCCTTTATTGGTAAAAAGTCATGGAGGCCCTACTGCGGCTACCACTGCAAGTTATAATCTGAGAATACAGTACTGGACAAGTCGAGGTTTTGCTTTTGTTGATGTAAATTATGGTGGTAGCACTGGTTATGGGAGAGATTATCGTCAAAGGTTAAACAATAATTGGGGTATTGTGGATGTAGAAGATTGTATAAATGTGGCTCAATATTTAGTTAAACAAAGGAAAGTTGACGAGAATAAATTAGCAATTTCTGGCGGTAGTGCAGGAGGATATACCACTTTAGCCGCTCTTACTTTTCATGACACTTTTAAAGCTGGTGCTAGTTATTATGGTGTAGGAGATTTAGAGGCATTAGCTAAAGATACTCATAAATTTGAATCTCGTTATTTAGACAATTTAATCGGTAAATATCCAGAAGAAAAAGCAATTTATCAAGCTCGATCGCCTATTAACCACATAGATAAATTATCATGCCCTGTGGCTTTTTTTCAAGGATTAGAAGACAAAATTGTCCCTCCAAATCAAGCAGAAATGATGGTAAAAGCTCTTGAAAATAAAGGAATTAAAACAATGTATGTCACTTTTCCTGATGAACAGCATGGCTTTAGAAAAGCAGAAAATATTAAACTAGCTTTAGATAATGAATTGAAATTTTATAACTTTATTTTTAATAATTAA
- a CDS encoding AAA family ATPase, with protein MKIDNVLQIVDRLIFQERGKHLDNIQRVLILEVWKGNNYASIANIYHCSESYVRDSASKLWKILSAQIGEKIYKANFRSTIERLYLNSLYFSSDSVNNCDDRSKFFSEEKLFNSTSEQNTVIQKYHDLGLAPTIINFFDRQTELKSLSNAIFSNHAQLINISGFVGVGKTTLVKYFVDLYKNEFDIIIWESYSYPKNLDNFLINYFEKINKILLFNTSNLSNLENFIEVLKKIKCLIVFDDIHNLFIQKKLSGAYQNIYKNYQKMFEVIAQVQHQSHLILISQEKVIDFESFNNTSLYRLNLEGFNVPIVFLFRDTYFKDKKELVKLNNLYRGNCLFLNYIILTIKNIFTGSINDFLLHEKLFIPQEIKSIFDNLFDRLSTIEKEMIFFLTNKDNSITLKQIEESIHLSSSEIINALQSLYRRYLLEENHNNGITYFILHPLFKEYIASEIYNLTDENTQKVTNLISP; from the coding sequence ATGAAAATTGACAATGTTCTGCAAATTGTAGATAGACTAATTTTTCAAGAACGAGGAAAACATCTGGATAATATTCAAAGAGTATTAATTCTAGAGGTGTGGAAAGGTAACAACTATGCTTCGATCGCTAATATATACCATTGTAGTGAAAGTTATGTAAGAGATAGTGCGTCTAAATTATGGAAAATTTTATCAGCACAAATAGGAGAAAAAATATATAAAGCAAATTTCCGTTCTACGATCGAAAGATTATATCTTAATTCTTTATATTTTAGTTCTGATTCCGTCAATAATTGTGATGATCGATCGAAGTTTTTTTCTGAGGAAAAATTATTTAACTCTACATCTGAACAAAATACAGTTATTCAAAAGTATCATGATTTAGGTCTTGCTCCTACTATTATTAATTTTTTCGATCGACAAACAGAATTAAAATCATTATCGAATGCTATTTTTAGTAATCATGCTCAATTAATTAATATTTCAGGGTTTGTAGGGGTTGGTAAAACCACTTTAGTTAAATATTTTGTTGATTTGTATAAAAATGAATTCGATATTATTATTTGGGAGAGTTATTCTTATCCAAAAAACTTAGATAATTTTTTAATAAATTATTTTGAAAAAATTAATAAAATACTATTATTCAATACATCAAATTTGTCTAATTTAGAAAATTTTATTGAAGTTTTAAAAAAAATAAAATGTTTAATAGTTTTTGATGATATACATAATTTATTCATTCAAAAAAAATTATCAGGAGCTTATCAAAATATTTATAAAAACTATCAAAAAATGTTTGAAGTGATTGCTCAGGTTCAACATCAAAGTCATTTAATATTGATTAGTCAGGAAAAAGTTATTGATTTTGAGAGTTTTAATAATACTTCTTTATATCGACTAAATTTAGAAGGATTTAATGTTCCTATTGTTTTTCTGTTTAGAGATACTTATTTTAAAGATAAAAAAGAATTAGTAAAATTAAATAATTTATATAGGGGAAATTGTTTATTCTTAAATTATATTATCTTAACTATAAAAAATATTTTTACTGGTTCAATTAATGATTTTTTACTACATGAAAAACTATTTATTCCCCAGGAAATAAAATCAATATTTGATAATTTATTCGATCGATTATCAACAATTGAAAAAGAAATGATTTTTTTCTTAACGAACAAAGATAATTCTATAACTTTAAAACAAATTGAAGAATCAATACATCTTTCATCATCAGAAATTATTAATGCTTTACAATCTTTATATAGACGTTATTTATTAGAAGAGAATCATAACAATGGAATTACTTATTTTATTCTTCATCCATTATTCAAAGAATATATAGCGTCAGAAATATATAATTTAACTGATGAAAATACCCAAAAAGTAACCAACTTAATATCTCCTTAA
- a CDS encoding DUF4214 domain-containing protein has product MANFDFGIIDGNFFTNNGTVTSNSDDVFFFTLEDSSSVIHVNLFNITGGDADLELYEDSNLNGTLDSGDLLVVSSTRNNNEDEFIKILEADIDGINLDSDYLVKVFSFDGNTVDYDFSLVMTEATPSEEVGINLSPNNQTVFSDFIRGTNSSIVNRNFDAIEYTTSQQGVIFGQISTDFNETNLNVRIFDDSNNNTVFDPRDEILGQQEITRQNGFISIPVEAGRGFVQLENLSDSGYDYSLTASYANASTTDQSALTLRGGTAQIAYVAYYGRPADPSGVNFWNEILRNGNVNYSPRTGDTLTGNQRTVYNRIVNDFGNSAESNRLFGNMSNREKVNQVYNFTFGRDAETAGLNYWTTQLNNGAVTLATFALEVALGAQNQDIIVLRNKINSADLFSTSINTQAERTAYSGSSAEVFGRDWLDPFENFTANQRIVDSALTALTE; this is encoded by the coding sequence ATGGCTAATTTTGACTTTGGCATAATCGATGGAAATTTTTTTACAAACAATGGAACTGTAACATCAAATAGTGATGATGTTTTCTTTTTCACTTTAGAAGATAGTAGTTCAGTAATTCATGTGAATCTATTTAATATAACTGGAGGAGACGCTGATCTAGAACTATATGAAGATAGTAACTTAAATGGTACATTAGACTCTGGGGATTTATTAGTAGTATCATCCACAAGGAATAATAATGAAGATGAATTTATTAAAATACTAGAAGCAGATATTGACGGAATAAATCTTGATTCAGATTATCTGGTAAAGGTTTTTTCCTTTGATGGAAATACTGTTGATTACGATTTTTCACTGGTTATGACAGAAGCTACGCCTTCAGAAGAAGTGGGAATCAATTTATCACCAAATAATCAAACTGTTTTTTCAGATTTTATCCGAGGTACTAATTCTTCCATTGTAAATAGAAACTTTGATGCCATTGAATACACAACATCTCAACAAGGAGTTATTTTTGGTCAAATTTCAACGGATTTTAATGAGACAAATCTGAATGTGAGAATTTTTGACGACTCTAATAATAATACCGTTTTCGACCCCAGAGATGAAATATTAGGTCAACAGGAAATCACAAGACAAAATGGTTTTATTAGTATTCCCGTTGAAGCTGGCCGAGGATTTGTTCAATTGGAGAATTTATCTGATAGTGGATATGATTATTCTTTAACAGCTTCTTATGCAAATGCTAGTACTACCGATCAAAGTGCATTAACCTTAAGAGGTGGAACTGCACAAATTGCTTATGTTGCTTATTATGGCAGACCTGCCGATCCTAGTGGTGTTAATTTTTGGAACGAAATTTTAAGAAATGGAAACGTAAATTATTCTCCTCGTACTGGAGATACTTTAACCGGCAATCAACGGACTGTTTACAATCGAATTGTCAATGATTTTGGTAATTCGGCTGAATCCAATCGTTTATTTGGTAATATGAGCAATCGAGAAAAAGTCAATCAAGTTTATAACTTTACCTTTGGTAGAGATGCAGAAACTGCTGGTTTAAACTATTGGACAACTCAATTAAATAATGGAGCTGTAACCCTTGCTACATTTGCTCTTGAAGTGGCATTAGGCGCACAAAATCAGGATATTATTGTTTTACGCAATAAAATTAATAGTGCCGACTTATTCTCTACTTCTATCAACACACAAGCAGAAAGAACGGCTTATAGTGGAAGTAGTGCAGAAGTATTTGGTCGTGATTGGTTAGATCCATTTGAAAACTTCACGGCAAATCAACGGATTGTTGATAGTGCCTTAACTGCTTTGACAGAATAA